A single genomic interval of Rosistilla ulvae harbors:
- a CDS encoding sulfite exporter TauE/SafE family protein, whose protein sequence is MLPLEELAAFAAVVCLGIFVQSATGFAGGLVIMPLMLWAGQGIPETQAALLVATTPQNAWGLWQYRQTVQLKEFAFPATLRMASLPVGIAVLSLIDGFPVQFMRQLIGAVVILCVMMLLIFRPTPREHLHVGWTWLAFLSSGFFQGCTGTGGPMMVLWVQAHDWSTKRTRAFLFTMYLVSMLPAWGLLYYWFGQRIINPSLTAMAIIPLLLVATWMGLHVGTWLGRHRLRRVTMCVLLVVGLVGLLSPLFSPARSAETSATTNANAN, encoded by the coding sequence ATGTTACCACTGGAAGAACTCGCCGCCTTTGCTGCCGTTGTCTGTCTGGGCATCTTCGTCCAATCGGCGACCGGTTTTGCTGGCGGGCTGGTCATCATGCCATTGATGTTATGGGCTGGCCAGGGGATCCCCGAAACGCAGGCGGCGCTGCTGGTCGCGACCACGCCACAAAACGCGTGGGGCCTGTGGCAGTACCGCCAAACGGTGCAACTGAAAGAGTTTGCCTTTCCGGCGACGCTGCGGATGGCGTCGCTGCCGGTCGGGATCGCGGTCCTCTCGTTGATCGATGGCTTCCCGGTCCAATTCATGCGTCAATTGATCGGGGCGGTCGTCATCCTGTGCGTGATGATGCTGCTGATCTTCCGCCCCACGCCGCGCGAACATCTGCACGTCGGCTGGACCTGGCTCGCCTTCTTGTCGTCGGGCTTCTTCCAAGGCTGCACCGGAACGGGCGGCCCGATGATGGTCCTGTGGGTGCAGGCCCACGACTGGAGCACCAAGCGGACGCGAGCGTTTCTGTTCACGATGTATCTGGTCTCGATGCTCCCCGCCTGGGGCCTGCTGTACTACTGGTTCGGCCAGCGGATCATCAACCCATCGCTGACGGCGATGGCGATCATCCCACTGTTGCTGGTCGCGACCTGGATGGGGCTGCACGTCGGCACGTGGCTGGGTCGGCACCGGTTGCGACGCGTGACGATGTGCGTGCTGTTGGTCGTCGGGCTGGTGGGGCTGCTGTCACCGCTGTTCAGTCCCGCCCGGAGCGCGGAGACCTCTGCCACGACAAACGCCAACGCGAACTAG